A single region of the Cronobacter condimenti 1330 genome encodes:
- a CDS encoding SDR family oxidoreductase, giving the protein MKTWLITGASGGLGQLMCEKLLARGDRVFAAVRNTQAADAMAAKYGEQLQVLRLDLSEPATIQPVVEAAFSRAGRIDVVVSNAAYGLFGAAEELSDTQIAQQIATNLTGSIALIRAAIPFLRQQGGGRIVQVSSEGGQIAYPCFSLYHATKWGIEGFVEAVRQEVAAFGIDFLLIEPGPTATQFGVRLDIAQALPAYAHTAAGEMRAALMSGNFEIKGDADKCVTAMMAAADAVNPPLRLALGSTAYDNIEAALTRRLEALRAMKAVAYGADREDVRPMG; this is encoded by the coding sequence ATGAAAACCTGGCTAATTACTGGTGCTTCAGGCGGGCTTGGCCAATTGATGTGCGAAAAACTGCTGGCCCGTGGCGATCGTGTTTTTGCTGCGGTGCGCAACACTCAGGCGGCAGACGCGATGGCGGCTAAGTACGGCGAGCAATTGCAGGTGTTGCGCCTTGATCTCAGCGAACCGGCGACCATTCAACCTGTCGTCGAGGCGGCGTTCTCCCGGGCAGGGCGTATCGATGTTGTCGTCAGTAACGCGGCGTATGGCCTTTTTGGTGCCGCTGAAGAGCTGAGCGATACACAAATCGCACAACAGATAGCCACCAATCTTACCGGCTCGATTGCCCTAATCCGCGCGGCGATCCCCTTTCTGAGACAGCAGGGCGGCGGGCGTATTGTGCAGGTTTCTTCAGAAGGCGGGCAAATCGCTTATCCCTGTTTTAGTTTGTACCATGCGACGAAATGGGGCATTGAAGGCTTTGTCGAAGCGGTACGGCAGGAAGTCGCCGCGTTCGGTATCGATTTTTTGCTCATCGAGCCGGGGCCGACTGCCACGCAGTTTGGCGTGCGCCTGGATATAGCGCAAGCCTTACCGGCTTACGCGCATACCGCGGCGGGGGAGATGCGAGCAGCACTGATGTCCGGAAATTTTGAGATTAAAGGTGATGCCGACAAATGTGTGACGGCGATGATGGCTGCGGCCGATGCCGTCAACCCACCGCTACGTCTGGCGCTCGGCAGCACCGCCTATGACAATATAGAAGCGGCGTTAACACGGCGGCTGGAGGCGCTGCGGGCAATGAAAGCGGTGGCATACGGCGCCGATCGCGAAGATGTCAGGCCGATGGGATAA
- a CDS encoding chemotaxis protein, translating into MDNFQKDIDERANLALSNKFELLLFRLGSASEEEKPELYGINVFKLREIVPMPTITKAAGMQAPLLGMANIRGQIIPVVDLPAVTGCKPSTGLNLLLVTEYARSTQAFAVESVENIIRLDWSQVHTAESGVSSRNITSIARLDSDNQSNELALVLDVEQILYDIIPSVRDGQPNTVVQERSFKLKPGSVAIVAEDSKVARSMLEHGLKSMGIPAIMHTTGLEAWEKIKLMAKEAQAEGQSITDKIAMVLTDLEMPEMDGFTLTRNIKMDANLKKIPVVIHSSLSGSANEDHVRKVGADGYVAKFEINELSSIIQTVLDKAAS; encoded by the coding sequence ATGGATAACTTCCAGAAAGATATAGATGAGAGGGCGAATCTCGCTTTATCGAACAAATTCGAACTGCTTCTCTTCCGGCTGGGCTCTGCGAGTGAAGAGGAGAAACCTGAGCTGTACGGTATTAACGTGTTCAAACTGCGTGAAATTGTGCCGATGCCAACCATTACCAAGGCGGCAGGCATGCAGGCACCGCTGCTCGGTATGGCCAATATTCGTGGTCAGATAATCCCTGTGGTGGATCTGCCTGCCGTTACCGGCTGCAAGCCGAGCACCGGGCTGAACCTGCTGCTGGTAACTGAATACGCGCGTAGCACCCAGGCGTTTGCCGTGGAGTCGGTAGAAAACATCATTCGCCTCGACTGGAGCCAGGTCCACACGGCGGAATCGGGCGTGAGCTCTCGTAACATCACCAGCATCGCGCGTCTTGACAGCGACAACCAGAGCAACGAACTCGCGCTGGTACTGGACGTAGAACAGATCCTCTATGACATCATCCCGTCCGTACGTGACGGCCAGCCGAACACCGTAGTGCAGGAGCGTAGCTTTAAACTCAAGCCTGGCTCGGTTGCTATCGTCGCAGAAGACTCCAAAGTCGCTCGCTCAATGCTGGAGCATGGCCTTAAGAGCATGGGCATCCCGGCCATCATGCACACCACGGGCCTGGAAGCGTGGGAGAAAATCAAGCTGATGGCGAAAGAAGCTCAGGCAGAAGGGCAGTCGATTACCGATAAAATCGCGATGGTGCTGACCGACCTTGAGATGCCGGAAATGGACGGCTTTACCCTGACGCGTAATATCAAAATGGACGCCAACCTGAAGAAAATTCCGGTGGTGATTCACTCTTCGCTCTCCGGCAGCGCGAACGAAGATCACGTGCGTAAAGTCGGCGCGGATGGTTACGTAGCGAAGTTTGAAATCAACGAACTGTCGTCGATTATCCAGACGGTGCTCGACAAAGCGGCAAGCTGA
- a CDS encoding YnfU family zinc-binding protein, with amino-acid sequence MAIHKRKSQDSYLSRVTCPKCNEKSEHSSARVNKKKTLICPSCSHLFVSAPTPVNQN; translated from the coding sequence ATGGCTATTCATAAAAGAAAATCGCAAGACAGTTACTTAAGCCGCGTTACCTGCCCAAAATGCAACGAAAAATCTGAGCACAGCTCCGCCCGCGTCAACAAGAAAAAAACGCTTATCTGCCCCTCCTGCAGTCATTTATTCGTCTCCGCGCCAACTCCTGTTAATCAAAATTAA
- a CDS encoding epoxyqueuosine reductase QueH, which yields MNTYARPMLRLPLQQEKLLLHSCCAPCSGEVMEALQASGIDYTIFFYNPNIHPQKEYLLRKEENIRFAEQHGIPFVDADYDTDNWFERAKGMEWEPERGVRCTMCFDMRFERTALYAHEHGFKVISSSLGISRWKNMQQINDCGHRAAAPYEGMVYWDYNWRKQGGAARMIEISKRERFYQQEYCGCVYSLRDSNLHRKSQGRPLIKIGTLYYGDES from the coding sequence ATGAACACGTATGCCAGGCCCATGTTGAGGCTCCCCCTGCAGCAAGAGAAATTACTGCTCCACTCCTGCTGCGCGCCTTGCTCGGGGGAAGTGATGGAGGCGCTACAGGCCTCAGGTATCGATTACACTATTTTTTTCTACAACCCGAATATCCACCCACAAAAGGAATATCTGCTGCGCAAGGAGGAAAATATCCGCTTTGCTGAGCAACACGGTATTCCTTTTGTAGATGCTGATTATGATACCGATAACTGGTTTGAGCGCGCAAAAGGCATGGAATGGGAGCCGGAGCGCGGCGTCCGTTGCACTATGTGTTTTGATATGCGCTTTGAACGCACGGCGCTTTACGCACACGAGCATGGCTTTAAGGTGATCAGCAGTTCGCTGGGTATTTCGCGCTGGAAAAACATGCAGCAAATTAATGACTGCGGTCACCGCGCAGCCGCGCCCTATGAAGGCATGGTTTACTGGGATTATAACTGGCGTAAACAGGGCGGTGCGGCGCGAATGATAGAAATCAGCAAGCGCGAGCGGTTTTATCAGCAGGAATATTGCGGCTGCGTCTATTCACTGCGTGATTCAAACCTGCACCGCAAATCGCAGGGGCGGCCACTGATTAAAATAGGCACGCTTTATTATGGCGATGAATCTTAA
- a CDS encoding CTP synthase C-terminal region-related (seleno)protein, whose protein sequence is METSPLTSTLRIALVGDYHSETVAHQAIPLAIDDAAAVLELTADYDWLPTKDITSTEDLVGYDAIWVVPGSPYENEDGAFTAIRYARENAIPFLGTCGGFQHAVIEYARNVLGWDDANHGETAQGGRQVISPLSCSLVEQTGEIELRPHTLIARAYGREMIEEAYHCNFGVAQAFIDALSADALKVTGWDNEGDVRAVELTTHPFFVATLFQHERGALDGRPVPLVREFLRAARR, encoded by the coding sequence ATGGAAACCTCTCCGCTTACCTCCACGCTGCGTATTGCGCTTGTTGGCGACTACCACTCCGAGACTGTCGCGCATCAGGCTATCCCGCTTGCGATTGACGACGCCGCCGCGGTGCTGGAACTGACCGCTGATTACGACTGGCTGCCGACAAAAGATATTACGAGCACAGAAGACCTGGTGGGCTATGACGCCATCTGGGTCGTACCCGGCAGCCCTTATGAAAACGAAGATGGCGCGTTTACCGCGATTCGCTATGCGCGCGAAAATGCCATTCCGTTTCTTGGCACCTGTGGTGGCTTCCAGCATGCGGTCATTGAATACGCCCGCAACGTGCTGGGATGGGACGATGCGAACCATGGCGAAACGGCACAGGGCGGCAGACAGGTGATTTCACCGCTGAGCTGTTCGCTGGTGGAGCAAACCGGGGAAATTGAGTTACGTCCGCATACGCTTATCGCACGCGCCTACGGGCGGGAGATGATTGAAGAGGCGTACCACTGCAATTTTGGTGTAGCCCAGGCATTTATCGATGCGCTGAGCGCAGACGCGCTAAAAGTGACCGGCTGGGATAACGAGGGCGACGTGCGCGCCGTCGAACTTACCACCCATCCTTTCTTCGTGGCGACGCTGTTCCAGCACGAGCGCGGCGCGCTCGACGGGCGGCCCGTGCCGCTGGTGCGCGAATTCCTGCGCGCCGCCCGTCGGTAA
- a CDS encoding con-10 family general stress protein, which produces MAEHRGGSGNFAENREKASEAGKKGGQQSGGNFKNDPERASEAGKKGGQNSHSGGRK; this is translated from the coding sequence ATGGCTGAACATCGTGGTGGTTCCGGCAATTTTGCCGAAAATCGTGAAAAAGCATCAGAAGCGGGTAAAAAAGGCGGGCAGCAGAGCGGCGGGAATTTTAAAAATGACCCGGAACGCGCCTCTGAAGCAGGTAAAAAAGGCGGACAGAATAGCCACAGCGGCGGACGTAAATAA
- the ymcF gene encoding cold shock small protein YmcF — MIVAGLHFRCPACHGSQYRTSRFDVTDKNPHGAKCIFCKSAMLVGNAAAERYDSYAMRHSETNTHR; from the coding sequence ATGATAGTGGCAGGTTTGCATTTCAGGTGTCCTGCGTGTCATGGTTCGCAGTACCGTACTTCCCGTTTCGACGTGACCGATAAAAACCCGCATGGCGCAAAATGCATATTTTGCAAATCCGCCATGCTGGTGGGTAATGCGGCGGCGGAACGTTATGACAGTTATGCGATGAGACATTCAGAAACGAATACGCATCGTTAA
- a CDS encoding YbaK/prolyl-tRNA synthetase associated domain-containing protein, producing the protein MKGMDIHEQLVALLTNGQARFRVMEHEAVGKCEAVSAIRGTALSQGAKALVCKIKGNGVKQVVLAVLGADLQADLALLAQQRGGTKASLASPAEVDTLTHCVFGAIPPFSFHPDLHLVADPLLFERHDEIAFNAGLLEKSIIMSTADYLRLAKPALVAFHRAPSTNAFPDTAPQ; encoded by the coding sequence ATGAAAGGTATGGATATACATGAGCAACTGGTGGCGTTACTGACCAACGGTCAGGCGCGGTTTCGCGTTATGGAGCATGAGGCCGTAGGAAAATGCGAAGCGGTCTCAGCTATCCGCGGCACGGCATTAAGCCAGGGCGCGAAAGCCCTCGTTTGTAAAATCAAAGGCAATGGCGTGAAACAGGTAGTGCTGGCGGTGCTTGGCGCCGATCTACAGGCCGATCTCGCCTTACTGGCACAGCAACGTGGCGGTACCAAAGCCTCGCTGGCGAGCCCTGCCGAGGTCGATACCCTCACCCACTGTGTTTTTGGCGCAATCCCGCCCTTTAGTTTTCACCCGGACCTACACCTGGTTGCCGACCCGCTGTTATTCGAGCGCCACGATGAAATCGCGTTCAACGCCGGTCTGCTCGAAAAATCGATTATCATGAGCACCGCTGACTATCTGCGTCTTGCAAAACCTGCGCTTGTCGCATTTCACCGGGCGCCGTCTACCAACGCTTTTCCAGATACCGCACCGCAATAA
- a CDS encoding VirK/YbjX family protein, with translation MSVITSHAAETSRSGMDLIKALTTGTLMPGGLWQKKSYRLKFALRSCIYLPATLRFMDSLAINPRFEQLLSVQKTLPGKIHRHYLRLGLSAGERASAIINHYQFMNEQASPRLADALSATSPQPLFTLAAKDKQVVISASSAHKAEREGESTLWLRCDDVLLASLTFSVVRDASGYGIAIGGLQGPRRSVPHEAIRDATKACYGVFPKRLLMEVLWLMMDQFGMTHFEAVSNNGHVFRGLRYRFSKGRHFFASYDEFWESIGGTPRGRYFALPLTAARKPLEEVASKKRSEYRKRYDLLDSLAQQWRDVNAQ, from the coding sequence ATGTCGGTCATTACCTCTCACGCTGCCGAAACGTCGCGCAGCGGCATGGATCTTATTAAAGCTTTGACCACCGGCACGCTGATGCCCGGCGGGTTATGGCAGAAAAAAAGCTATCGTCTGAAATTCGCACTGCGCAGCTGCATTTACCTGCCTGCCACGCTGCGTTTTATGGATTCGCTGGCGATCAACCCACGCTTTGAACAGCTGTTGAGCGTACAGAAAACGCTGCCGGGTAAGATCCATCGTCACTACCTGCGCCTGGGGTTAAGCGCAGGCGAACGCGCCAGCGCCATTATTAACCACTACCAGTTTATGAATGAGCAGGCCTCGCCACGCCTTGCTGATGCGCTTAGCGCTACCAGCCCGCAACCACTCTTTACGCTTGCGGCTAAAGATAAGCAGGTGGTTATCAGCGCCTCGTCCGCCCATAAAGCCGAGCGCGAAGGTGAAAGCACGCTGTGGCTTCGCTGTGACGATGTCTTACTCGCAAGCCTTACGTTCAGCGTGGTTCGCGACGCCAGCGGCTATGGCATCGCCATTGGCGGCTTACAGGGGCCGCGGCGCAGCGTGCCGCATGAAGCCATCCGTGACGCCACCAAAGCTTGCTACGGCGTGTTTCCGAAACGCCTGCTGATGGAAGTGCTGTGGCTGATGATGGATCAGTTCGGTATGACGCATTTCGAGGCCGTAAGTAATAATGGCCACGTATTCCGCGGGCTGCGTTATCGCTTCAGCAAAGGACGGCATTTCTTCGCAAGCTACGATGAGTTCTGGGAATCGATCGGCGGTACGCCTCGCGGTCGTTATTTCGCGCTGCCGCTCACGGCTGCACGTAAGCCGCTCGAAGAGGTCGCCAGTAAGAAACGCTCGGAATACCGCAAGCGCTATGACCTTCTCGATTCACTGGCGCAGCAGTGGCGCGACGTGAACGCGCAATAA
- a CDS encoding CynX/NimT family MFS transporter, whose protein sequence is MSVLISVRRGGWLLLAGILTIATTLRVTFTGAAPLLDAIRLDFTLSTAATGLLTTLPLLAFALVSPLAAGSARRFGMERSLCAALLFICAGIALRSSGSVAALFTGTALIGCGIALGNVLLPGMIKRDFPGHVAKLTGAYSLTMGLAAAAGSALVVPVATLTGGWRGALLALIVFPLLALLLWLPQLRAARRDAVGGHAAQQGRGIWRSPLAWQVTLFLGVNSLIYYIVIGWLPSILISSGFSEAQAGSLHGLMQLATAIPGIAVPLLLARLRDQRGIAILTALLCAISPIGLWLFPGLAAWWVVIFGFGSGATMILGLTFIGLRASSAHQAAALSGMAQSVGYLLAACGPPAIGRLHDLLQSWSLPLMVCAALAVVMAIAGGFAGRAREIGAP, encoded by the coding sequence ATGTCTGTACTAATTTCTGTACGTCGCGGCGGCTGGCTGCTGCTGGCGGGCATACTGACGATTGCCACCACGCTTCGCGTAACCTTTACCGGCGCGGCGCCGCTGCTTGACGCCATTCGCCTTGACTTCACACTCTCCACCGCCGCCACCGGACTGCTGACCACGCTGCCGCTACTGGCCTTTGCGCTGGTGTCACCGCTCGCGGCGGGAAGCGCCCGGCGCTTCGGCATGGAGCGCAGCCTGTGCGCCGCGCTGCTGTTTATCTGCGCGGGTATCGCGCTACGTTCATCAGGCAGCGTGGCGGCGCTCTTTACGGGCACCGCGCTGATTGGCTGTGGCATCGCCCTGGGCAACGTTTTGTTGCCTGGCATGATCAAACGTGACTTCCCAGGCCATGTCGCGAAACTGACGGGTGCCTACTCCCTGACAATGGGGCTTGCGGCCGCAGCGGGTTCAGCGCTGGTGGTGCCAGTGGCCACACTCACCGGCGGCTGGCGCGGCGCGCTACTTGCGCTCATCGTCTTTCCCCTGCTGGCGCTGCTGCTGTGGCTCCCACAACTGCGCGCCGCCCGTCGCGATGCCGTAGGCGGCCATGCGGCACAGCAAGGGCGCGGCATCTGGCGCTCACCGCTCGCCTGGCAGGTCACGCTGTTTCTTGGCGTCAACTCGCTTATCTATTACATCGTCATCGGCTGGCTGCCGTCGATCCTTATCAGCAGCGGCTTTAGCGAAGCGCAGGCCGGTTCGCTGCATGGCTTAATGCAGCTTGCAACCGCCATACCCGGTATTGCTGTGCCGTTGCTGCTGGCAAGACTGCGCGATCAGCGCGGCATCGCCATTCTGACGGCACTGCTTTGCGCGATAAGCCCCATCGGGCTGTGGCTTTTTCCAGGTCTCGCCGCCTGGTGGGTCGTGATTTTCGGTTTTGGTTCGGGTGCGACCATGATCCTCGGCCTGACGTTCATCGGCCTGCGCGCCAGCTCAGCGCATCAGGCAGCGGCGCTGTCGGGGATGGCGCAATCGGTGGGGTATTTGCTGGCGGCGTGCGGGCCGCCTGCTATCGGCAGGCTCCATGACCTGTTGCAAAGCTGGAGCCTGCCGCTGATGGTGTGTGCTGCACTGGCCGTCGTCATGGCCATTGCAGGCGGTTTTGCCGGACGCGCGCGGGAAATCGGCGCGCCGTAG
- the tolA gene encoding cell envelope integrity protein TolA, with amino-acid sequence MKIDYWGMKKKGTGLLFASLLSGGCVQHPPVNAEVDKLFEDYKMNSASETPKESYALQLYHAINAHLDEKRFPGKQCSVKIKMAPDGLLLDARVTAGDPDFCHEVLNAMAKARLPKPPTPEAYQQFKNATLDFNA; translated from the coding sequence ATGAAGATCGATTATTGGGGTATGAAGAAAAAAGGGACAGGGCTTCTTTTCGCTTCGCTTTTGTCAGGTGGTTGCGTTCAGCACCCGCCGGTCAATGCTGAGGTGGATAAACTTTTTGAAGATTACAAGATGAACAGCGCTTCAGAAACGCCTAAAGAGAGCTATGCGTTACAGCTTTATCACGCTATCAACGCGCATCTTGATGAAAAAAGGTTCCCTGGCAAACAGTGCAGCGTAAAGATAAAAATGGCCCCGGATGGGCTGTTGTTAGATGCACGTGTTACAGCAGGCGATCCGGATTTTTGCCATGAAGTTCTGAACGCAATGGCTAAAGCCAGACTGCCCAAGCCCCCTACGCCTGAGGCGTATCAGCAATTTAAAAATGCGACGCTTGATTTTAACGCGTGA
- the cspE gene encoding transcription antiterminator/RNA stability regulator CspE has product MANRMNGSVKWFNSDKGFGFIAPADGSKDVFVHFSAIQSDNYRSLSEGQQVEFSVENGAKGPSAVNVVAL; this is encoded by the coding sequence ATGGCTAACAGAATGAATGGTTCAGTGAAATGGTTTAACTCGGATAAAGGCTTTGGTTTTATCGCTCCGGCTGACGGTAGTAAAGATGTGTTCGTACACTTCTCTGCAATCCAGAGCGATAATTATCGCTCGCTGAGTGAAGGCCAGCAGGTAGAATTCTCGGTTGAAAATGGTGCCAAAGGCCCGTCAGCCGTGAACGTGGTGGCGCTTTAA
- a CDS encoding LysR family transcriptional regulator — protein sequence MKRPSWSELEAVKVIAEQRSFRRAADVLGLKRSSLSHTIKGLEARLRVQLFHRTTRSVALTEAGEMLIARLTPLLAEMDDALNDVSASGHQPYGILRISASDAAIGLLLEKVLPLFIQQKPGIEIDLVAQGALVDIVAQGFDAGIRLTEDVPKDMVAIPLGGPLRFVTVASPGYLAGRHEIRHPEDLMQHTCLRQRLPGGKRYHWEYQQSAQQLALDVPGSLTLNSSALMVQAAVAGLGIAYVPEIYARPWLETQQLVTRLEDWTIASQGLALYFPPNRHMPVALRLFVDTVKAALPR from the coding sequence ATGAAGCGACCTTCCTGGAGTGAGCTGGAGGCAGTAAAAGTCATTGCCGAACAGCGCAGTTTTCGACGCGCGGCGGACGTGCTCGGCCTTAAACGTTCCTCGCTAAGCCATACCATTAAGGGACTGGAGGCGAGACTGCGCGTACAGCTGTTCCATCGCACCACACGCAGTGTGGCTCTGACCGAGGCGGGGGAAATGCTGATTGCGCGCCTGACGCCGCTGCTGGCGGAGATGGATGACGCGCTGAATGATGTCTCGGCCAGCGGCCATCAGCCTTACGGCATACTGCGCATCAGCGCCAGCGATGCCGCGATCGGCCTCCTGCTGGAAAAGGTATTGCCGCTCTTCATCCAGCAAAAGCCAGGAATCGAAATAGACCTTGTCGCGCAGGGAGCGCTGGTTGATATCGTCGCGCAAGGTTTTGATGCAGGGATTCGGCTGACAGAAGATGTTCCTAAAGATATGGTGGCCATTCCACTTGGCGGGCCACTGCGCTTTGTGACCGTGGCGTCACCCGGTTATTTAGCCGGACGGCATGAGATTCGCCACCCGGAAGATCTCATGCAGCACACCTGTTTGCGCCAGCGTCTGCCGGGCGGTAAGCGTTATCACTGGGAGTATCAACAATCTGCACAACAACTTGCGTTAGACGTACCAGGCAGCCTGACGCTCAACAGCAGTGCATTAATGGTACAAGCGGCTGTCGCCGGGTTAGGCATCGCTTATGTCCCGGAGATCTACGCCCGGCCCTGGCTTGAGACGCAACAGCTGGTCACCCGGCTTGAAGACTGGACGATCGCCTCGCAAGGCCTCGCGCTCTACTTTCCGCCAAACCGCCATATGCCCGTCGCCTTGCGGCTGTTTGTGGATACGGTCAAAGCAGCGCTGCCGCGTTAA
- a CDS encoding DUF4303 domain-containing protein: MSGHAFDWQKLEDAAVAMMIAAVRDVREQHPQEQLYGATFHAFYGDGTVIYWPCIAVGTEESLARCVARYQDNGDATPTEALAADLRWSSADLPYNVEPDEALEGLALDCCEFGSREGKFSIWEKTYARFMRLFPKAAKKARQQLVRDGLVDKGFIIIADDEAGELIPLSLTRAQLLRHFPHYDADEQERRRIGALTPEEQLCELVPLALGVTRGTLYEGYETLLKAHGLRAVAPLAAVVRAEAPGPRWQACKLIAEINEATDEAISALCGLMDDDNADNSDRCWAACALARLGNMAAIVARVPGLAPDIAAAGLTAPYRSFRDEGRFQPLDYRPLEAALEQHPQLEAAVAHELQPGRGYCRLTPEEVPAARAGLTSPVALIRAHAQAVLDEAEDKLL; encoded by the coding sequence ATGAGCGGACACGCTTTTGACTGGCAGAAGCTTGAAGACGCTGCTGTGGCCATGATGATCGCAGCCGTGCGCGATGTGCGCGAGCAGCACCCGCAGGAACAGCTCTACGGCGCCACGTTTCACGCGTTTTATGGCGACGGCACGGTTATTTACTGGCCGTGTATTGCTGTAGGCACGGAAGAGAGTCTTGCCCGCTGCGTCGCGCGCTATCAGGACAATGGCGATGCGACGCCCACTGAGGCGCTGGCGGCTGACCTGCGCTGGTCGTCGGCAGATTTGCCCTATAACGTCGAGCCGGACGAGGCGCTGGAAGGGCTGGCGCTGGACTGCTGCGAGTTTGGCTCACGTGAAGGGAAATTCAGCATCTGGGAAAAAACATACGCCCGATTTATGCGCCTTTTCCCAAAAGCCGCTAAAAAAGCCCGTCAGCAACTGGTGCGCGACGGCCTTGTCGATAAAGGCTTTATCATCATTGCCGATGATGAAGCGGGTGAACTTATCCCGCTGAGCCTCACCCGCGCGCAACTGCTGCGCCACTTCCCGCACTATGACGCGGATGAACAAGAGCGGCGGCGTATTGGCGCCCTCACCCCGGAAGAACAACTGTGCGAACTGGTGCCGCTGGCACTCGGCGTCACGCGCGGCACGCTTTATGAAGGCTATGAAACGCTGTTGAAAGCACATGGGCTCCGTGCCGTTGCGCCGCTCGCGGCAGTGGTACGCGCAGAGGCGCCTGGCCCGCGCTGGCAGGCCTGCAAACTGATCGCCGAGATTAACGAGGCCACCGATGAGGCCATCAGCGCGCTCTGCGGGCTGATGGATGACGATAACGCGGACAACAGCGACCGCTGCTGGGCGGCCTGCGCGCTGGCGCGGCTCGGCAATATGGCGGCCATCGTCGCTCGGGTGCCCGGTCTGGCACCCGATATTGCGGCCGCAGGACTCACGGCGCCGTATCGCAGCTTTCGCGACGAAGGGCGTTTTCAGCCGCTTGACTACCGCCCACTCGAAGCGGCGCTGGAACAGCACCCGCAGCTTGAAGCCGCTGTGGCGCATGAGCTCCAGCCAGGGCGCGGTTATTGCCGCCTCACGCCAGAGGAGGTTCCGGCTGCCCGCGCCGGGTTGACCTCACCCGTTGCGCTGATTCGCGCCCATGCGCAGGCGGTGCTGGACGAGGCAGAAGATAAGCTTCTCTGA
- a CDS encoding DUF488 domain-containing protein, which produces MITLKRVYDEPQPQDGYRVLVDRLWPRGIQKARLPLDEWNKTLAPSTPLRKALHGEVIDFAHFSARYREELAEQTQEGERLAAIARNGTLTLLYGAKDRSQNHAQILAAWLRELAGETKAD; this is translated from the coding sequence ATGATTACTTTAAAACGCGTTTATGATGAACCGCAACCGCAGGACGGCTACCGGGTACTGGTAGACAGGCTATGGCCGCGCGGCATTCAAAAAGCCCGGCTGCCGCTCGATGAATGGAATAAAACGCTGGCCCCCTCCACCCCGCTTCGCAAAGCGCTGCACGGGGAAGTTATCGACTTCGCGCACTTTAGCGCGCGCTATCGCGAAGAACTCGCAGAGCAGACGCAAGAAGGCGAACGGCTCGCGGCAATCGCGCGTAACGGCACGCTTACGCTGCTCTACGGCGCGAAAGACCGGAGCCAGAACCACGCGCAGATCCTGGCGGCGTGGCTCAGAGAACTGGCTGGTGAGACGAAAGCGGATTAG
- a CDS encoding DUF441 domain-containing protein: MFDMTLLILLALAGLGFVSHNLAVTVSVLVLIVIRMTPLSAWFPWVEKQGVTVGIIILTISVMAPIASGTLPASTLFQAFLNWKSLVAIAVGVFVSWLGGKGVALMGSQPSIVAGLLVGTVLGVALFRGVPVGPLIAAGLVSLLIGRQ; the protein is encoded by the coding sequence ATGTTCGATATGACGCTGCTTATCCTGCTGGCGCTGGCTGGCCTCGGGTTTGTCAGCCATAACCTGGCAGTGACGGTTTCAGTGCTGGTGCTTATCGTCATCCGGATGACGCCGCTCAGCGCCTGGTTTCCGTGGGTAGAAAAACAGGGCGTTACCGTAGGTATTATCATTCTGACCATCAGCGTGATGGCACCCATCGCGAGCGGCACGCTGCCCGCCTCCACCCTCTTTCAGGCGTTTCTCAACTGGAAATCGCTGGTCGCGATCGCAGTCGGCGTGTTTGTCTCCTGGCTTGGCGGCAAAGGCGTGGCGCTGATGGGCAGCCAGCCGTCGATTGTCGCGGGCCTGCTGGTCGGCACCGTGCTTGGCGTGGCGCTCTTTCGCGGGGTGCCGGTCGGGCCGCTTATCGCTGCGGGGTTGGTCTCTTTACTGATAGGCCGCCAGTAG